One Numida meleagris isolate 19003 breed g44 Domestic line chromosome 6, NumMel1.0, whole genome shotgun sequence genomic region harbors:
- the C6H14orf37 gene encoding uncharacterized protein C14orf37 homolog isoform X3 yields the protein MKIKGWFWQSQPFLPDIHYPSASCRSCFLDLSALWTPVHTSSAMSRSVGFNICVVTCCILLLSSSPPCLASPLLEERDMTKTQYGSWAGNGVEDERTSMPNLINKLGPSEQTLSEEPSGVSAKPSGMPLNEVFTAERETQPVSPSRTFLGSQSLDVSTTMPGAVAAAEEELSPTNSELNESEEFKAMLTTAVTTLSPPVQEEPISKATTEDCEVGQSSASLLANLPSVTAATEEIAESSSYPSAAPQPHSEQVPTWQPSTPSLEGASDYLIIPSAQAPSESFEVGTPEVNTGSALRLLASQGATTVNHPLVTTEANLHLGADTGVGQGEQPTAVSTASSLPTDSVPLDWDDTKLGSTSQGGSVQHEEVGEDQVATKASVIPLGDMEEKEDDVTRVLPSPASAPPTPGLAKEINCTTPAAMHGEDMLVTSTASSDVSLTGDLPDVDTGSLNSLENVNMVTAEERSIPPSHPEAPVMTDITSDLSSTLESSLEGLTQEVTTIAQEAAAALTAVTLPPAPAQGTGAASLPQETSGEDTQVLSAPGATQMLTAAGTSTVKTPGVEDLTDMVLVTGEKAVPSPGGLLATQSGQTEEPSSKTMVPVTPASVTSSVRRTALPVVRKISTAVTYGLDRLESEEAEEEEEDEEEEEEEEEEEEDEEDKEIDSMDESMEGDTELPGFTLPGETSQEPIAGLENPAAQLAGVSYQVPDTIEWEQQNQGLVRSWMEKLKDKAGYMSGMLVPVGVGIAGALFILGALYSIKIMNRRRRNGSKRHKRKREFNSMQDRVMLLADSSEDEF from the exons ATGAAGATCAAGGGATGGTTCTGGCAGTCCCAGCCTTTCCTTCCTGATATCCACTATCCTTCTGCATCTTGCAG GTCTTGCTTTCTGGACTTGTCAGCCTTGTGGACTCCTGTGCACACCTCTTCAGCTATGAGTAGATCAGTAGGATTTAATATCTGTGTGGTCACCTGCTGCATCTTGCTCTTATCCTCCAGCCCACCATGCCTTGCATCTCCACTGCTGGAGGAGAGGGACATGACAAAGACCCAGTATGGCTCATGGGCAGGGAATGGGGTGGAAGATGAAAGGACAAGCATGCCGAACTTAATAAATAAGCTTGGCCCTTCTGAGCAAACCCTCTCTGAGGAGCCATCTGGAGTGTCAGCAAAGCCATCTGGGAtgcccttaaatgaggttttCACTGCTGAAAGAGAAACGCAGCCTGTAAGCCCAAGCCGTACCTTCCTAGGCAGCCAGAGCCTGGATGTCAGCACCACCATGCCTGGggcagtggctgctgcagaagaggagcTCAGTCCCACCAACTCAGAACTGAATGAAAGTGAAGAGTTTAAGGCCATGCTGACCACAGCTGTGACCACCCTGAGCCCTCCTGTCCAGGAGGAACCCATCAGCAAGGCCACCACAGAGGACTGTGAGgtggggcagagctctgccagcctCCTGGCAAACCTCCCTTCTGTCACAGCTGCAACAGAGGAGATAGCAGAGAGCAGCTCGTACCCCTcagctgccccccagccccacagtgaGCAAGTGCCCACTTGGCAGCCCAGCACTCCCAGCCTGGAAGGGGCGAGTGACTACCTCATCATCCCAAGTGCACAGGCCCCAAGTGAGAGCTTTGAGGTGGGAACACCAGAAGTCAACACAGGCAGTGCTCTGAGGCTTCTGGCTTCACAAGGAGCCACCACTGTGAACCACCCCCTCGTGACCACTGAGGCCAACCTCCATCTGGGGGCAGACACAGGTGTGGGGCAAGGAGAGCAGCCCACTGCAGTGAGCACTGCCTCCAGCCTGCCTACTGACTCTGTGCCCCTAGACTgggatgacaccaagctggggaGTACAAGTCAAGGGGGAAGCGTGCAGCATGAGGAGGTGGGAGAGGACCAAGTGGCAACAAAAGCATCTGTGATCCCACTGGGAGAtatggaggaaaaggaggatgATGTGACAAGAGTGCTGCCATCCCCAGCGTCTGCTCCACCAACTCCAGGGCTTGCAAAGGAGATCAACTGCACAACCCCTGCAGCGATGCATGGGGAAGATATGCTGGTTACTTCCACAGCCAGCAGTGATGTTTCTCTCACAGGGGACTTGCCAGATGTAGACACAGGTAGTCTGAACTCTCTGGAAAACGTAAACATGGTCACAGCAGAAGAGAGGAGCATCCCTCCTTCACATCCAGAGGCTCCTGTGATGACAGACATAACATCTGATCTCTCCTCTACTCTGGAGAGCTCACTGGAAG GCCTTACTCAGGAGGTGACAACTATTGcccaggaggctgctgctgctctcacagctgTGACACTGCCGCCTGCTCCTGCCCAGGGGACAGGAGCTGCAAGCCTTCCCCAGGAAACCAGTGGGGAGGACACCCAGGTGCTGAGTGCCCCTGGTGCCACCCAGATGCTGACAGCTGCAGGCACCTCCACGGTGAAAACTCCAGGTGTGGAAG atctCACAGATATGGTCCTGGTCACTGGTGAGAAGGCTGTTCCATCTCCGGGTGGGTTGCTGGCTACACAGTCTGGGCAAACAGAGGAACCATCCAGCAAAACGATGGTCCCGGTGACTCCAGCATCAGTCACATCTTCAGTCAGGAGGACAGCTCTTCCAGTTGTGAGGAAGATTAGTACAGCTGTAACCTATGGGCTGGATCGGCTGGAGTCAGAAG AGGCcgaggaagaggaagaggatgaagaggaggaggaagaagaagaggaggaggaggaagatgaagaggaCAAAGAGATAGATTCTATGGACGAAAGCATGGAGGGTGACACAGAGCTGCCGGGCTTCACGCTTCCAGGCGAGACGTCCCAGGAGCCCATAGCTGGCCTGGAGaaccctgcagctcagctggctgGGGTGTCCTACCAGGTTCCTGACACCATTGAGTGGGAGCAGCAGAACCAAGGGTTGG
- the C6H14orf37 gene encoding uncharacterized protein C14orf37 homolog isoform X2: protein MKIKGWFWQSQPFLPDIHYPSASCRSCFLDLSALWTPVHTSSAMSRSVGFNICVVTCCILLLSSSPPCLASPLLEERDMTKTQYGSWAGNGVEDERTSMPNLINKLGPSEQTLSEEPSGVSAKPSGMPLNEVFTAERETQPVSPSRTFLGSQSLDVSTTMPGAVAAAEEELSPTNSELNESEEFKAMLTTAVTTLSPPVQEEPISKATTEDCEVGQSSASLLANLPSVTAATEEIAESSSYPSAAPQPHSEQVPTWQPSTPSLEGASDYLIIPSAQAPSESFEVGTPEVNTGSALRLLASQGATTVNHPLVTTEANLHLGADTGVGQGEQPTAVSTASSLPTDSVPLDWDDTKLGSTSQGGSVQHEEVGEDQVATKASVIPLGDMEEKEDDVTRVLPSPASAPPTPGLAKEINCTTPAAMHGEDMLVTSTASSDVSLTGDLPDVDTGSLNSLENVNMVTAEERSIPPSHPEAPVMTDITSDLSSTLESSLEGLTQEVTTIAQEAAAALTAVTLPPAPAQGTGAASLPQETSGEDTQVLSAPGATQMLTAAGTSTVKTPGVEDLTDMVLVTGEKAVPSPGGLLATQSGQTEEPSSKTMVPVTPASVTSSVRRTALPVVRKISTAVTYGLDRLESEEAEEEEEDEEEEEEEEEEEEDEEDKEIDSMDESMEGDTELPGFTLPGETSQEPIAGLENPAAQLAGVSYQVPDTIEWEQQNQGLVRSWMEKLKDKAGYMSGMLVPVGVGIAGALFILGALYSIKIMNRRRRNGSKRHKRKQREFNSMQDRVMLLADSSEDEF, encoded by the exons ATGAAGATCAAGGGATGGTTCTGGCAGTCCCAGCCTTTCCTTCCTGATATCCACTATCCTTCTGCATCTTGCAG GTCTTGCTTTCTGGACTTGTCAGCCTTGTGGACTCCTGTGCACACCTCTTCAGCTATGAGTAGATCAGTAGGATTTAATATCTGTGTGGTCACCTGCTGCATCTTGCTCTTATCCTCCAGCCCACCATGCCTTGCATCTCCACTGCTGGAGGAGAGGGACATGACAAAGACCCAGTATGGCTCATGGGCAGGGAATGGGGTGGAAGATGAAAGGACAAGCATGCCGAACTTAATAAATAAGCTTGGCCCTTCTGAGCAAACCCTCTCTGAGGAGCCATCTGGAGTGTCAGCAAAGCCATCTGGGAtgcccttaaatgaggttttCACTGCTGAAAGAGAAACGCAGCCTGTAAGCCCAAGCCGTACCTTCCTAGGCAGCCAGAGCCTGGATGTCAGCACCACCATGCCTGGggcagtggctgctgcagaagaggagcTCAGTCCCACCAACTCAGAACTGAATGAAAGTGAAGAGTTTAAGGCCATGCTGACCACAGCTGTGACCACCCTGAGCCCTCCTGTCCAGGAGGAACCCATCAGCAAGGCCACCACAGAGGACTGTGAGgtggggcagagctctgccagcctCCTGGCAAACCTCCCTTCTGTCACAGCTGCAACAGAGGAGATAGCAGAGAGCAGCTCGTACCCCTcagctgccccccagccccacagtgaGCAAGTGCCCACTTGGCAGCCCAGCACTCCCAGCCTGGAAGGGGCGAGTGACTACCTCATCATCCCAAGTGCACAGGCCCCAAGTGAGAGCTTTGAGGTGGGAACACCAGAAGTCAACACAGGCAGTGCTCTGAGGCTTCTGGCTTCACAAGGAGCCACCACTGTGAACCACCCCCTCGTGACCACTGAGGCCAACCTCCATCTGGGGGCAGACACAGGTGTGGGGCAAGGAGAGCAGCCCACTGCAGTGAGCACTGCCTCCAGCCTGCCTACTGACTCTGTGCCCCTAGACTgggatgacaccaagctggggaGTACAAGTCAAGGGGGAAGCGTGCAGCATGAGGAGGTGGGAGAGGACCAAGTGGCAACAAAAGCATCTGTGATCCCACTGGGAGAtatggaggaaaaggaggatgATGTGACAAGAGTGCTGCCATCCCCAGCGTCTGCTCCACCAACTCCAGGGCTTGCAAAGGAGATCAACTGCACAACCCCTGCAGCGATGCATGGGGAAGATATGCTGGTTACTTCCACAGCCAGCAGTGATGTTTCTCTCACAGGGGACTTGCCAGATGTAGACACAGGTAGTCTGAACTCTCTGGAAAACGTAAACATGGTCACAGCAGAAGAGAGGAGCATCCCTCCTTCACATCCAGAGGCTCCTGTGATGACAGACATAACATCTGATCTCTCCTCTACTCTGGAGAGCTCACTGGAAG GCCTTACTCAGGAGGTGACAACTATTGcccaggaggctgctgctgctctcacagctgTGACACTGCCGCCTGCTCCTGCCCAGGGGACAGGAGCTGCAAGCCTTCCCCAGGAAACCAGTGGGGAGGACACCCAGGTGCTGAGTGCCCCTGGTGCCACCCAGATGCTGACAGCTGCAGGCACCTCCACGGTGAAAACTCCAGGTGTGGAAG atctCACAGATATGGTCCTGGTCACTGGTGAGAAGGCTGTTCCATCTCCGGGTGGGTTGCTGGCTACACAGTCTGGGCAAACAGAGGAACCATCCAGCAAAACGATGGTCCCGGTGACTCCAGCATCAGTCACATCTTCAGTCAGGAGGACAGCTCTTCCAGTTGTGAGGAAGATTAGTACAGCTGTAACCTATGGGCTGGATCGGCTGGAGTCAGAAG AGGCcgaggaagaggaagaggatgaagaggaggaggaagaagaagaggaggaggaggaagatgaagaggaCAAAGAGATAGATTCTATGGACGAAAGCATGGAGGGTGACACAGAGCTGCCGGGCTTCACGCTTCCAGGCGAGACGTCCCAGGAGCCCATAGCTGGCCTGGAGaaccctgcagctcagctggctgGGGTGTCCTACCAGGTTCCTGACACCATTGAGTGGGAGCAGCAGAACCAAGGGTTGG
- the C6H14orf37 gene encoding uncharacterized protein C14orf37 homolog isoform X5 has translation MKIKGWFWQSQPFLPDIHYPSASCRSCFLDLSALWTPVHTSSAMSRSVGFNICVVTCCILLLSSSPPCLASPLLEERDMTKTQYGSWAGNGVEDERTSMPNLINKLGPSEQTLSEEPSGVSAKPSGMPLNEVFTAERETQPVSPSRTFLGSQSLDVSTTMPGAVAAAEEELSPTNSELNESEEFKAMLTTAVTTLSPPVQEEPISKATTEDCEVGQSSASLLANLPSVTAATEEIAESSSYPSAAPQPHSEQVPTWQPSTPSLEGASDYLIIPSAQAPSESFEVGTPEVNTGSALRLLASQGATTVNHPLVTTEANLHLGADTGVGQGEQPTAVSTASSLPTDSVPLDWDDTKLGSTSQGGSVQHEEVGEDQVATKASVIPLGDMEEKEDDVTRVLPSPASAPPTPGLAKEINCTTPAAMHGEDMLVTSTASSDVSLTGDLPDVDTGSLNSLENVNMVTAEERSIPPSHPEAPVMTDITSDLSSTLESSLEGLTQEVTTIAQEAAAALTAVTLPPAPAQGTGAASLPQETSGEDTQVLSAPGATQMLTAAGTSTVKTPGVEDLTDMVLVTGEKAVPSPGGLLATQSGQTEEPSSKTMVPVTPASVTSSVRRTALPVVRKISTAVTYGLDRLESEGGAGSEQCCGECLISSGGMGFPLEKEQQ, from the exons ATGAAGATCAAGGGATGGTTCTGGCAGTCCCAGCCTTTCCTTCCTGATATCCACTATCCTTCTGCATCTTGCAG GTCTTGCTTTCTGGACTTGTCAGCCTTGTGGACTCCTGTGCACACCTCTTCAGCTATGAGTAGATCAGTAGGATTTAATATCTGTGTGGTCACCTGCTGCATCTTGCTCTTATCCTCCAGCCCACCATGCCTTGCATCTCCACTGCTGGAGGAGAGGGACATGACAAAGACCCAGTATGGCTCATGGGCAGGGAATGGGGTGGAAGATGAAAGGACAAGCATGCCGAACTTAATAAATAAGCTTGGCCCTTCTGAGCAAACCCTCTCTGAGGAGCCATCTGGAGTGTCAGCAAAGCCATCTGGGAtgcccttaaatgaggttttCACTGCTGAAAGAGAAACGCAGCCTGTAAGCCCAAGCCGTACCTTCCTAGGCAGCCAGAGCCTGGATGTCAGCACCACCATGCCTGGggcagtggctgctgcagaagaggagcTCAGTCCCACCAACTCAGAACTGAATGAAAGTGAAGAGTTTAAGGCCATGCTGACCACAGCTGTGACCACCCTGAGCCCTCCTGTCCAGGAGGAACCCATCAGCAAGGCCACCACAGAGGACTGTGAGgtggggcagagctctgccagcctCCTGGCAAACCTCCCTTCTGTCACAGCTGCAACAGAGGAGATAGCAGAGAGCAGCTCGTACCCCTcagctgccccccagccccacagtgaGCAAGTGCCCACTTGGCAGCCCAGCACTCCCAGCCTGGAAGGGGCGAGTGACTACCTCATCATCCCAAGTGCACAGGCCCCAAGTGAGAGCTTTGAGGTGGGAACACCAGAAGTCAACACAGGCAGTGCTCTGAGGCTTCTGGCTTCACAAGGAGCCACCACTGTGAACCACCCCCTCGTGACCACTGAGGCCAACCTCCATCTGGGGGCAGACACAGGTGTGGGGCAAGGAGAGCAGCCCACTGCAGTGAGCACTGCCTCCAGCCTGCCTACTGACTCTGTGCCCCTAGACTgggatgacaccaagctggggaGTACAAGTCAAGGGGGAAGCGTGCAGCATGAGGAGGTGGGAGAGGACCAAGTGGCAACAAAAGCATCTGTGATCCCACTGGGAGAtatggaggaaaaggaggatgATGTGACAAGAGTGCTGCCATCCCCAGCGTCTGCTCCACCAACTCCAGGGCTTGCAAAGGAGATCAACTGCACAACCCCTGCAGCGATGCATGGGGAAGATATGCTGGTTACTTCCACAGCCAGCAGTGATGTTTCTCTCACAGGGGACTTGCCAGATGTAGACACAGGTAGTCTGAACTCTCTGGAAAACGTAAACATGGTCACAGCAGAAGAGAGGAGCATCCCTCCTTCACATCCAGAGGCTCCTGTGATGACAGACATAACATCTGATCTCTCCTCTACTCTGGAGAGCTCACTGGAAG GCCTTACTCAGGAGGTGACAACTATTGcccaggaggctgctgctgctctcacagctgTGACACTGCCGCCTGCTCCTGCCCAGGGGACAGGAGCTGCAAGCCTTCCCCAGGAAACCAGTGGGGAGGACACCCAGGTGCTGAGTGCCCCTGGTGCCACCCAGATGCTGACAGCTGCAGGCACCTCCACGGTGAAAACTCCAGGTGTGGAAG atctCACAGATATGGTCCTGGTCACTGGTGAGAAGGCTGTTCCATCTCCGGGTGGGTTGCTGGCTACACAGTCTGGGCAAACAGAGGAACCATCCAGCAAAACGATGGTCCCGGTGACTCCAGCATCAGTCACATCTTCAGTCAGGAGGACAGCTCTTCCAGTTGTGAGGAAGATTAGTACAGCTGTAACCTATGGGCTGGATCGGCTGGAGTCAGAAG GTGGTGCAGGAAGTGAGCAGTGTTGTGGAGAATGCCTGATTTCAAGTGGAGGGATGGGCTTTCCCttggagaaggagcagcagtAG